The following are encoded in a window of Haemorhous mexicanus isolate bHaeMex1 chromosome 7, bHaeMex1.pri, whole genome shotgun sequence genomic DNA:
- the DENND10 gene encoding DENN domain-containing protein 10: MAEPEAQLLRAVGLIEKDTNGDALWVWCYPSVTAELRTLLLRKCCLTDENKLLHTFVFGQYKRSWFYITTVEVQDSPALNKVTHFSIVLTAKDFNPEKYAAFTRILCRIYLKHGSPVKMMESYIAVLTKGICQSEENGSFLSKDFDARKAYLAGSIKDIVSQFGMETVILYTALMLKKRIVVYHPRIEAIQEFTRTLPALVWHRQDWSILHSYVHLNEEELEALKACTGYIAGFTDSEVSSRSDLYDVYVNLADSEITISPVVKEAMTMGKLHKEIGQLIVQSAEDPDKSDSQVIKDISLKTKEILATLASLTEVSDGSEKPTLNAEALKQKRFPPATENFLFHLAAAEQMLKI; the protein is encoded by the exons ATGGCAGAGCCGGAGGCGCAGCTGCTGCGGGCCGTGGGGCTGATCG AAAAAGACACCAACGGAGATGCTTTGTGGGTTTGGTGTTATCCGTCCGTAACAGCGGAACTGAGGACTCTGCTGCTGCGAAAGTGCTGCCTTACAGATGAAAACAAATTGCTCCATACGTTTGTCTTCGGCCAGTATAAGAGGTCGTGGTTCTACATCACAACGGTAGAAGTTCAAGATTCTCCAGCCTTGAATAAG GTGACCCACTTCTCCATTGTCCTGACAGCCAAAGACTTCAACCCAGAGAAATATGCAGCCTTCACCAGGATCCTCTGCAG AATCTACCTGAAGCATGGAAGTCCAGTTAAAATGATGGAGAGTTACATTGCAGTCCTCACAAAGGGCATCTGCCAAAGTGAAGAAAATGGATCCTTCCTCAGCAAGGACTTTGATGCTCGGAAGGCTTACCTTGCTGGCTCCATCAAAG aTATAGTGTCTCAGTTTGGAATGGAAACAGTTATTTTATATACTGCACTGATGTTAAAGAAGAGAATTGTAGTTTACCATCCTAGAATAGAAGCTATCCAGGAATTTACCAG GACTTTGCCTGCTTTAGTGTGGCATCGACAAGACTGGTCAATTCTTCATTCTTATGTGCATCTAAATGAGGAGGAACTGGAAGCCTTAAAAGCCTGCACAG GTTACATTGCTGGATTTACAGACTCTGAAGTGAGCAGTAGATCAGACCTCTATGATGTCTATGTGAATTTGGCAGACAGTGAGATTACAATTTCACCTGTAGTAAAAG AGGCAATGACAATGGGAAAACTTCACAAAGAAATTGGACAACTAATTGTTCAATCTGCAGAAGATCCAGATAAATCAGACAGCCAAGTCATTAAG GACATTTCTCTGAAGACAAAAGAGATCTTGGCTACTTTAGCCTCACTTACTGAAGTTTCTGATGGCAGTGAAAAACCAACCCTTAATGCTGAGGCCCTGAAACAAAAGCGATTTCCACCAGCCACAGAAAACTTCCTTTTTCATTTAGCAGCTGCTGAACAAATGCTCAAAATCTGA